In the Prosthecobacter sp. genome, one interval contains:
- a CDS encoding polyketide synthase — translation MPVSPAFEPIAIIGIGCRLPGGANNAESYWKMLLDGVDAIREVPQSRWDSRFFYDPEQGKPGKTYSKWAGLIDEIDTFDPAFFGITQREAPFIDPQQRLLLEATWEALLDAGQQVDIAKGEDTGVFVGISTHDYSDIQLMDSGRAVADAYSATGSASSIAANRISYALNFQGPSMAVDTACSSSMVAVHLACKALWNKECHRAIAAGVNCIISAYPFVAFSSMSMLSPDGRCKAFDASADGFVRGEGVGAVCLKPLSAALADGDSIYAVIRSTAVNQDGRTSGMTVPSRGSQQELVAEACRLAGVSPHEIQYVEAHGTGTTIGDLIEGSALGTILGVGRKPGEDCLVGSVKTNIGHLEAGSGIAGLIKLALCLKHGVIPPNLHFKNPNPSLNFERLRLKVPLTATPLKKDAEHRLLACINSFGFGGTNAHAVLEAAPEPDMERPYVIPSDGPELLLPLSARGSDAALTAVARSFQSYLESADKSLHLNAICAAASRRRTHHELRLAVIGRTRSEMAESLAAFLRGEADPGLHSGQPVKNARLVFVFSGQGPQWWAMGRELLANEPVFRQTIQACHDELIKLGGWSLLDELQRGENETRLDETQIAQIALFSLQVALAALWKSWGVSPYAVVGHSMGEVAAAHACGALDLPTAMRVIYHRGRCMEQTPLRGKMIAAALTREDAEERISRYGGRVSLAAVNGPQMVSISGDADAVDEIFHDLESKASYVRRVPVNYAFHSAHMDPVQGELAAALEGLKPQAGNVKIYSSVTGQLAEGTDYDADYWWRNVRQSVLFAPAIESLIAAGHTHFLEISPHPVLSNSITECLTSADTSGLVLPSLRRQKPERATMLGSLAELHVHGHEVAWSAQYPQVSKDVRLPDYPWQKDRYWHEPAFSLRLRANPPLNPLIKLSLQSIHPTWETPLRKNVLTWLRDHRVGQHIIFPGAGYVEMALAAARELHKNTPVVIEELEIHRGCILPAGDEAPIIQIACLPAENSFVIQSTLTEDTPSWTQHVTGRLRPEPERAPPGCFDLDDIKRRCPHELDGGPFYQSAASADLHYGPHFQGMTHVWAGSDEALGRIEVPTSVVAEMDRYEIHPALLDACIHPTIAIPADGLYLPARMERIRCYSKPGSKVWAYVRKTRAIEKKIIVVDLFILDDAGQVLLEITGFLCKYTAMSSAPGSGAEADWLYQPQWHLKPLAACTQARSLADYLPDNITLAAQLRQNAARFSAGLGMNQRYQEWEPRLNQLSQGYILATFKQLGWRPKLQETVTLKTLMKRLKVLPAHERLLRRLLTLLEKEGLLTPASAAEEPAWTVTVKPAAIHCDKLWREIVFHFPSFHPELILLDRCASSLADLLRGERDPAQALSVNMLEHFQAGSVFTRVYNHLIGEAMAAALARLPEGRPVRILEIGAGTGGVTASVLPRLPRENVSYRYTDVTDRFFDQAAQKFGDHPFVQYQVLDLDLPPDEQSLAEDRFDIILLSNALSLTTDVQKSLRHARQLLASGGLLVLLETERPSAWHDLVLGMNERWWSFQDTALRANHPLLKSADWQKLLAAADFANIEAITDSDNTSQTGQVVLLAQGPEQPQTVPQAAAQDQAEAGSWLIFADKQGVAQKLADALRQRGETCLLVKAAEAFQRVSADEVLLRPSVLEDFTQLLAPEHRATPLRGVVHLWSLDAPAGWDFSTAALVEAQTLVCHSSLHLMQALNTAGLPAWPGLCFVTRGAQPVGMKLEGLSLTQSPLHGMVRVIMSEHAEARCRSIDLDPSPGARDTEVLVNELLYADAEDEIAWRGEARHALRLVHGSLDNLALSSQASLNPDQGFRLESAKPGSLDKLVFRAKPRRAPGPGEVEIEVCAAALNFRDVMKALGIYPAEAEDAMLLGDECAGHIVRVGEGVTEFKAGDEVMALAAGCFGTYVTTVTHAVLLKPPHLTMEEAATMMVTYLTASYALQHQGRMVKGERVLIHAGTGGVGQAAVRLSQAVGAEIFATAGSAEKRAFLKKIGVQQVLDSRTLSFGEEIMQITHGEGVDLVLNSLAGEAIHQSLSVLRQYGRFLEIGKRDIYGNTKVGLFPFRKNLSYHAIDLGHALDPKNAKPLMRNLRQLIATKKLPPLPYRTFALSDAVRAFRYITQARQIGKVVLTVQDARVDLTETAPSSDIQLDPAATYLVAGGLGGFGLAMSQWLVEKGARHLVLSSRSGISTDEARDGVAAMQAAGATVTVMKSNVSDPASVTALLQEIKASQPPLRGVFHVAMVLDDGLIPQLNVERFQKVTTPKINGAWNLHLQTQDMPLDHFVMFSSVASLIGSPAQANYAAANAFLDALANHRRLQGLPALTINWGVMAGVGYVARHKKLEEHFERIGWSGLTPAQTLPILGRLLQQPAISQMMVSRIDWTKWAAVSPRLITTPRYALLTTENALKQHKSEGADWLRESVLKASAAEQIGILETFLCGQVAKVLRTSPNKIDTKRPLNDIGIDSLMAVELIHQIESQIGIAIPTGQLMGGAPTIQKLAEIVLNNLTGGKVEPAPAPPQKTAADTTAAATDSFVKDADLAGAHIPFAAGIVETAQIKQPSNIFLTGASDFLGAYLLKELLLQTHAHIHCLIKANDESSAMRLIEDHLTRHECWEDSFRSRIFPVPGDLGQPLFGLDQTVFDHLASIVDVIYHATAHINHIAPYEQLKAVNVNGTLEIIRLAAQSRLKPVHCLSSVSVLGARCSSDDQHPLEDEPLTAHEKLTVGYCQSRWVSEQLFLQARERGLPVNIYRPGLLTGDARTGICPPDDIVWLFLKACIEIGLGPDATYNSLLTPVDYTAAAMLRLSQKITGPGRNFHLVNPASPSFGSLLRLAVANNYPIHIVGESEWEAALTDGRLKLKQNPLAAHLLFIPRQILSHLVEEKSAEFCRNTLQGLQGTGVSCPPIDHDRMHLYLDFFVRTGFLPPPAHKS, via the coding sequence ATGCCCGTATCTCCCGCCTTCGAACCCATCGCCATCATTGGAATCGGATGCCGCCTGCCTGGAGGAGCGAACAATGCCGAATCCTACTGGAAGATGCTGCTGGATGGCGTGGACGCCATCCGTGAGGTGCCGCAGTCCCGCTGGGACAGCCGGTTTTTCTATGATCCGGAACAGGGCAAGCCGGGAAAAACCTATTCCAAATGGGCGGGCCTGATCGATGAGATCGACACGTTTGACCCGGCCTTTTTCGGCATCACGCAGCGTGAAGCCCCCTTCATCGACCCGCAGCAGCGCCTGCTGCTGGAGGCAACGTGGGAAGCGCTGCTGGACGCCGGGCAGCAGGTGGACATCGCCAAAGGCGAGGACACCGGCGTCTTCGTGGGCATCTCCACGCATGATTACAGCGACATCCAGCTCATGGATTCGGGACGCGCAGTGGCCGACGCCTATTCCGCCACCGGCAGTGCCTCAAGCATTGCGGCGAACCGCATCTCCTATGCACTCAATTTCCAGGGCCCCAGCATGGCGGTGGACACGGCCTGCTCCTCATCCATGGTCGCCGTTCATCTGGCCTGCAAGGCGCTGTGGAACAAAGAATGCCATCGGGCGATCGCCGCCGGGGTAAACTGCATCATCAGCGCTTATCCTTTCGTCGCCTTCTCCAGCATGAGCATGCTGTCCCCTGATGGCCGCTGCAAAGCCTTCGACGCCAGCGCCGACGGCTTTGTCCGTGGCGAAGGCGTGGGCGCGGTGTGCCTGAAGCCACTTTCCGCGGCCTTGGCGGACGGCGATTCGATCTATGCGGTGATTCGCAGCACCGCCGTGAATCAAGACGGGCGAACCTCCGGTATGACCGTGCCAAGCCGCGGCTCCCAGCAGGAACTCGTGGCCGAAGCATGCAGGCTGGCCGGAGTCTCGCCCCATGAGATTCAATACGTGGAGGCCCATGGCACCGGCACCACCATCGGAGACCTCATTGAAGGCAGCGCCCTTGGCACCATTCTCGGAGTCGGGCGGAAACCCGGTGAAGACTGCCTCGTGGGTTCGGTGAAAACGAACATCGGACACCTAGAGGCCGGTTCGGGCATTGCGGGCCTCATCAAACTGGCTCTCTGCCTCAAACACGGCGTGATTCCGCCCAATCTCCATTTCAAGAATCCGAATCCCTCCCTCAATTTTGAACGGCTGCGCCTGAAAGTTCCGCTGACGGCCACACCGTTGAAAAAAGACGCGGAACACCGCCTGCTGGCGTGCATCAACTCATTCGGTTTCGGCGGTACAAACGCCCATGCCGTGCTGGAGGCCGCGCCCGAACCAGACATGGAACGGCCGTACGTCATCCCCTCTGACGGGCCTGAACTGCTGCTGCCCCTGTCCGCACGTGGAAGCGATGCGGCATTGACCGCCGTGGCGCGGTCTTTCCAGTCCTATCTTGAGTCTGCGGACAAATCCCTCCATTTGAATGCCATCTGCGCCGCCGCCAGCCGCAGACGCACACATCATGAGCTGCGTCTTGCCGTCATAGGACGCACGCGCTCGGAGATGGCCGAATCGCTGGCCGCATTTTTGCGTGGAGAAGCTGATCCGGGACTCCATTCAGGGCAACCGGTGAAAAACGCCCGCCTCGTCTTTGTCTTCAGCGGCCAGGGCCCCCAGTGGTGGGCCATGGGGCGTGAGTTGCTGGCAAACGAGCCCGTGTTCCGGCAGACCATTCAGGCCTGCCATGATGAATTGATCAAGCTCGGCGGCTGGTCCCTTCTGGATGAACTGCAGCGTGGTGAAAACGAAACCCGGCTTGATGAAACTCAGATAGCCCAGATAGCGCTCTTCTCCCTTCAGGTGGCTTTGGCAGCACTTTGGAAATCCTGGGGGGTCTCTCCTTATGCCGTCGTCGGCCATAGCATGGGAGAAGTCGCCGCCGCTCATGCGTGTGGCGCGCTGGATCTTCCCACCGCCATGCGTGTGATTTATCACCGCGGGCGTTGCATGGAGCAGACTCCGCTGCGGGGGAAAATGATCGCCGCAGCCCTGACGCGAGAGGATGCCGAGGAGCGAATCTCCCGCTATGGCGGCCGGGTCTCCCTGGCCGCCGTCAACGGCCCGCAGATGGTTTCCATTTCTGGCGATGCCGACGCCGTGGATGAAATCTTCCACGACCTGGAGAGCAAAGCGTCCTACGTACGACGGGTTCCGGTCAATTACGCCTTCCACAGTGCCCACATGGACCCCGTTCAGGGTGAACTGGCCGCCGCCTTGGAAGGCTTGAAACCACAGGCTGGAAATGTGAAGATCTATTCCAGCGTCACGGGTCAGTTGGCCGAAGGCACGGACTATGACGCAGACTACTGGTGGCGCAATGTGCGGCAGAGCGTGCTCTTCGCTCCTGCCATCGAGTCCTTGATCGCGGCAGGACACACTCACTTTTTGGAAATCAGCCCGCATCCGGTGCTTTCCAATTCCATCACCGAATGTCTCACAAGCGCCGACACCAGCGGACTGGTGCTGCCTTCGTTGCGGCGTCAAAAGCCGGAACGCGCCACAATGCTCGGCTCACTGGCAGAACTGCATGTCCATGGGCATGAAGTGGCCTGGTCAGCCCAGTATCCTCAGGTCAGCAAGGACGTCCGCCTGCCCGACTATCCCTGGCAGAAAGACCGTTACTGGCATGAGCCGGCTTTTTCGCTGCGCCTGCGTGCAAACCCGCCGTTGAATCCGCTCATCAAGCTGTCGTTGCAGAGCATTCACCCGACGTGGGAAACGCCCTTGAGAAAGAATGTGCTGACCTGGCTGAGGGATCACCGCGTAGGCCAGCACATCATCTTCCCAGGAGCGGGTTATGTGGAGATGGCGCTGGCGGCCGCACGGGAGTTGCACAAGAACACGCCCGTGGTGATCGAGGAACTCGAAATTCACCGCGGTTGCATTCTTCCGGCAGGTGACGAGGCCCCCATCATCCAGATCGCCTGCCTGCCCGCTGAGAACAGCTTCGTCATCCAAAGCACACTCACCGAAGACACTCCAAGCTGGACTCAGCATGTGACTGGCAGACTGCGTCCGGAACCGGAACGTGCCCCTCCCGGATGTTTCGATCTCGACGACATCAAACGCCGCTGCCCTCACGAACTGGATGGGGGGCCGTTTTATCAATCAGCCGCCAGTGCTGATCTGCACTACGGCCCGCATTTTCAGGGAATGACCCATGTCTGGGCCGGCAGCGATGAAGCCTTGGGCCGCATCGAAGTTCCAACCTCGGTGGTGGCTGAAATGGACCGTTATGAGATCCATCCCGCACTGCTGGACGCCTGCATCCACCCCACCATCGCCATCCCGGCAGACGGCCTCTACCTGCCGGCGCGCATGGAGCGCATCCGCTGCTATTCCAAGCCCGGATCCAAGGTCTGGGCCTATGTGCGGAAGACCCGGGCCATTGAGAAGAAGATCATCGTCGTTGACCTGTTTATTCTGGATGATGCAGGCCAGGTGCTGTTGGAAATCACCGGCTTCCTCTGCAAATACACAGCCATGAGCAGCGCTCCGGGTTCGGGAGCGGAGGCGGACTGGCTGTACCAGCCGCAATGGCATCTCAAGCCGCTGGCAGCCTGCACACAAGCCCGCAGCCTTGCGGATTACCTGCCGGACAACATCACGCTGGCCGCGCAACTGCGGCAAAACGCGGCCCGGTTCAGCGCCGGACTCGGCATGAACCAGCGCTATCAGGAGTGGGAACCACGCCTCAACCAGCTCAGCCAAGGCTACATTCTCGCCACCTTCAAACAGCTCGGCTGGCGGCCCAAACTTCAAGAGACAGTCACGCTCAAGACCTTGATGAAGCGCCTCAAGGTGCTGCCTGCTCATGAACGCTTGCTGCGACGGCTGCTAACCCTGCTCGAAAAAGAAGGACTGCTCACACCTGCTTCCGCCGCCGAAGAACCAGCGTGGACAGTGACGGTCAAGCCTGCCGCCATCCACTGCGACAAGCTCTGGCGGGAAATCGTGTTTCATTTCCCCAGCTTCCACCCGGAACTCATCTTGCTGGACCGCTGCGCCAGCAGTCTGGCCGATCTGTTGCGCGGCGAGCGTGATCCGGCTCAAGCGCTCTCGGTGAACATGCTGGAGCACTTCCAGGCCGGTTCGGTCTTCACCCGTGTCTATAATCACCTCATCGGTGAGGCGATGGCTGCGGCTCTTGCCCGTCTTCCCGAGGGAAGACCCGTGCGCATTCTCGAAATCGGTGCCGGCACTGGCGGAGTGACCGCCAGCGTGCTGCCCCGCCTGCCACGTGAGAATGTGAGCTATCGTTACACCGATGTGACGGACCGTTTCTTCGATCAGGCCGCGCAAAAGTTTGGTGATCATCCCTTCGTCCAATATCAGGTGCTCGATCTCGACCTGCCGCCTGATGAACAAAGCTTGGCGGAAGATCGCTTCGACATCATCCTCCTTTCAAATGCCCTCTCGCTGACCACCGATGTGCAGAAATCGCTGCGGCATGCGCGGCAGTTGCTCGCTTCTGGCGGACTGCTGGTACTGTTGGAAACAGAACGTCCCTCCGCATGGCATGATCTGGTGCTCGGCATGAACGAACGCTGGTGGTCTTTCCAAGACACCGCCCTGCGTGCCAATCATCCGCTGCTGAAATCGGCCGACTGGCAGAAACTGCTCGCCGCGGCAGATTTTGCCAACATTGAAGCCATCACGGATTCCGACAACACGAGCCAGACAGGTCAGGTCGTGCTGCTCGCCCAAGGTCCCGAACAGCCGCAAACGGTTCCACAAGCTGCGGCGCAGGATCAAGCTGAAGCCGGAAGCTGGCTCATCTTTGCCGACAAACAGGGCGTGGCACAGAAGCTCGCCGATGCGTTGCGCCAGCGCGGGGAAACTTGCCTGCTGGTGAAGGCGGCGGAAGCCTTCCAACGTGTTTCTGCGGATGAAGTGCTGCTGCGTCCATCCGTCTTGGAGGATTTCACCCAGTTGCTCGCGCCTGAGCACCGCGCCACGCCGCTGCGCGGTGTTGTTCATCTCTGGAGCCTGGATGCACCTGCTGGATGGGACTTTTCGACCGCCGCACTCGTCGAGGCACAGACATTGGTCTGCCACAGCTCGCTGCACCTGATGCAGGCCTTGAATACCGCCGGTCTTCCCGCCTGGCCAGGCCTGTGCTTCGTCACCCGTGGCGCTCAGCCGGTCGGCATGAAGCTGGAAGGCCTTTCACTGACGCAGTCGCCATTGCATGGCATGGTTCGCGTCATCATGAGCGAGCATGCGGAAGCGCGCTGCCGCTCGATCGATCTCGATCCCTCGCCGGGTGCTCGCGACACCGAGGTTCTCGTGAACGAGCTGTTGTACGCCGATGCTGAAGACGAAATCGCCTGGCGTGGCGAAGCCCGCCACGCGCTGCGTCTCGTCCACGGTTCGCTGGACAACCTGGCTCTATCCTCACAGGCGTCGCTCAATCCCGATCAAGGTTTCCGCCTGGAATCCGCCAAGCCCGGCTCGCTCGACAAGCTGGTGTTCCGCGCCAAACCACGCCGCGCCCCCGGCCCCGGTGAAGTTGAAATCGAAGTGTGTGCCGCCGCGCTGAATTTCCGCGATGTGATGAAGGCGCTCGGCATCTATCCCGCCGAGGCGGAGGATGCCATGCTGCTCGGTGATGAGTGCGCCGGGCACATCGTGCGCGTCGGTGAAGGTGTGACCGAGTTCAAAGCAGGCGACGAGGTGATGGCGCTCGCCGCCGGTTGTTTCGGCACTTACGTCACCACCGTGACCCATGCGGTGCTGCTCAAGCCGCCCCATCTGACGATGGAGGAGGCGGCCACCATGATGGTCACCTACCTCACCGCTTCCTATGCGCTGCAGCATCAAGGCCGCATGGTCAAAGGCGAGCGCGTTTTGATTCATGCCGGCACCGGCGGTGTCGGTCAGGCTGCCGTGCGTTTGTCCCAGGCCGTGGGCGCTGAAATCTTCGCCACGGCGGGAAGCGCCGAAAAACGCGCCTTCCTCAAAAAAATCGGCGTGCAGCAGGTGCTCGACTCACGCACGCTTTCCTTCGGTGAGGAAATCATGCAGATCACCCACGGCGAAGGCGTCGATCTGGTGCTCAACTCCCTCGCGGGCGAGGCGATCCATCAAAGCCTTTCCGTCCTGCGCCAGTACGGGCGTTTTCTCGAAATCGGCAAACGCGACATCTATGGCAACACCAAGGTGGGCCTCTTTCCGTTCCGCAAAAACCTCTCGTATCACGCGATCGATCTCGGTCACGCGCTCGACCCGAAGAATGCGAAGCCGTTGATGCGCAATTTGAGGCAGCTCATTGCCACGAAAAAGCTGCCCCCCCTGCCCTACCGCACCTTTGCGCTCTCCGACGCTGTGCGTGCGTTCCGTTACATCACCCAGGCACGCCAGATCGGCAAGGTGGTGCTGACGGTTCAAGACGCTCGTGTCGATCTCACGGAGACAGCGCCCTCCTCCGACATCCAGCTTGATCCGGCGGCCACCTACCTCGTAGCCGGCGGCCTCGGTGGTTTCGGCCTGGCCATGTCGCAATGGCTGGTGGAAAAAGGCGCGCGGCATCTGGTGCTCAGCAGCCGCAGTGGCATCTCCACCGATGAGGCACGCGACGGTGTGGCCGCCATGCAGGCCGCAGGCGCGACAGTCACCGTGATGAAATCCAATGTCAGTGATCCCGCAAGCGTGACGGCCCTGCTGCAGGAGATCAAGGCATCACAACCGCCGCTGCGTGGCGTCTTCCACGTGGCGATGGTGCTGGATGACGGTCTCATCCCTCAGCTCAACGTGGAACGGTTCCAAAAAGTCACCACCCCCAAGATCAACGGTGCCTGGAACCTGCATTTGCAGACCCAGGACATGCCGCTCGATCACTTCGTGATGTTCTCCTCGGTTGCCTCGCTTATCGGCAGTCCTGCACAGGCCAATTACGCCGCCGCCAACGCTTTCCTCGACGCTTTGGCGAATCATCGTCGTCTGCAAGGCCTGCCAGCTTTGACGATCAACTGGGGTGTCATGGCCGGAGTCGGTTACGTGGCACGTCACAAAAAGCTGGAGGAACACTTTGAACGCATCGGCTGGTCAGGTCTGACGCCCGCGCAAACACTGCCCATCCTTGGCCGCTTGCTGCAACAGCCTGCGATCAGCCAGATGATGGTCTCCCGCATCGACTGGACCAAATGGGCCGCTGTCTCCCCACGCCTGATCACGACGCCACGCTATGCGCTGCTCACGACCGAGAATGCGTTGAAACAACACAAATCGGAAGGAGCCGACTGGCTGCGTGAGAGCGTGCTCAAAGCATCTGCGGCAGAGCAGATCGGCATTCTGGAAACCTTCCTGTGCGGGCAGGTGGCCAAGGTGCTCCGCACCTCTCCCAACAAAATCGACACCAAACGTCCGCTGAATGACATCGGCATCGACTCGCTCATGGCCGTCGAGCTCATCCATCAGATCGAAAGCCAGATCGGCATTGCCATCCCGACAGGACAGTTGATGGGAGGAGCACCGACCATCCAAAAGCTCGCTGAAATCGTGCTCAACAACCTGACAGGCGGCAAAGTGGAACCCGCGCCCGCACCACCACAGAAAACTGCGGCAGACACGACCGCCGCAGCCACTGACAGCTTCGTCAAGGATGCCGACCTGGCGGGCGCGCACATTCCGTTTGCAGCCGGAATCGTTGAAACCGCGCAGATCAAGCAACCGAGCAACATCTTCCTCACCGGGGCGTCGGATTTCCTGGGTGCCTACCTGTTAAAAGAACTGCTCCTGCAAACGCATGCGCACATTCACTGCCTGATCAAAGCCAATGACGAATCTTCCGCCATGCGGCTGATCGAGGACCATCTGACCCGCCATGAATGCTGGGAGGATTCCTTCCGTTCCCGCATCTTTCCGGTGCCGGGGGATCTCGGCCAACCGTTGTTCGGTCTCGACCAGACTGTCTTCGACCATCTGGCCTCCATCGTGGATGTGATCTATCACGCGACGGCTCACATCAACCACATCGCCCCCTATGAGCAGCTCAAGGCGGTCAATGTGAACGGCACCCTCGAGATCATTCGTCTGGCCGCCCAAAGCAGGCTCAAGCCCGTCCACTGCCTCTCCAGCGTCAGCGTCCTTGGGGCAAGATGTTCCTCGGATGATCAGCACCCGCTTGAAGATGAACCGCTCACGGCCCATGAAAAGCTGACGGTCGGCTACTGTCAGAGCCGCTGGGTTTCAGAGCAGTTGTTCCTGCAGGCGCGCGAGCGCGGTCTGCCGGTGAACATCTATCGCCCCGGACTGCTCACCGGAGACGCACGGACCGGCATCTGCCCGCCGGATGACATCGTGTGGCTCTTCCTCAAGGCCTGCATCGAAATCGGTTTGGGACCGGATGCCACTTACAACAGCCTCCTGACCCCCGTCGATTACACCGCCGCCGCCATGTTGCGTCTGTCACAGAAGATCACTGGTCCCGGACGCAACTTCCACCTCGTCAACCCCGCCTCACCTAGCTTTGGCAGCCTGTTGCGGCTGGCGGTGGCCAACAACTACCCCATTCACATCGTGGGTGAAAGCGAATGGGAGGCCGCGCTGACCGATGGCAGACTCAAGCTCAAGCAAAACCCGCTCGCGGCCCACCTGCTGTTCATCCCGCGTCAGATCTTGTCGCATCTCGTTGAAGAGAAGTCGGCGGAATTCTGTCGCAACACGCTCCAAGGACTTCAGGGCACCGGGGTGAGTTGTCCGCCCATCGACCATGACAGGATGCATCTCTACCTCGACTTCTTCGTCCGGACCGGCTTCCTGCCGCCACCAGCTCACAAGTCTTGA
- a CDS encoding FtsX-like permease family protein, translated as MISTLDRKLLRDIGGMKGQIITASLVMACGVAMMVVSQSIILSLESTRDAYYQQFRMPDVFGGIKSAPLSMRERLSNIPGVAAVDLRVVEGAVLDMAGVQEPVKARLVSLPDGRQQNLNHIFLRRGRLPRIDEQRGAVVSEAFAQAHGLHIGDRLTAIINGHRDHLDICGIGLSPEFVFEAPPGQTLPDNRHYGVFWMRYQAIAAAHDLDGAFNDFCMDLSPGTPPKQVIEEVDSLLLPYGAYGAYARKDHSSSKRLTDELRIVEALSVAYPIVFLCVAAFMVNSVLMRLVRLQREQIAQLKALGYSSAQVGWHYLNYALVIVAIGGVIGIIAGWYLGGHMLQVYTLLFHFPELSFQVDRGALVVALAVSVIAAVLGVAGAVWMAVRLSPAEAMRPEPPADFKPSLLERLGLTRGTSLVFRMALRNIERRPTQAGFTVVGLALATGLLVLPGGLADSVDYLLTYQWNDHLRQNVMIHMRETSTSRAQYNLSHLPGVILIEPYRGFLARVSNGHHERMVYILGISGNSRLIQPRDVLGRPIVLPQEGVVISRKLGEVLGAKMGDKIYVQALEGHCEMREVGVRGFMSDFYGLAVYMDIGAVQRHLRESDTMTGAFASVDESRWEDFMSEVKSQPKVDFASVKHDQLQAFRASTGQSIGLLRQLFLWMAVIVAFGVVYNSARIALSERGRDLATLRVIGMTQLEIIGVLLGELSLLVLVALPTGLLFGHGVARYVIAAVSTETVRLPTHINPSTYAGSVLVVLAATCASFTLVSLMLRKLDMVGVLKARD; from the coding sequence ATGATTTCCACACTTGATCGTAAACTCCTTCGCGACATAGGCGGAATGAAGGGGCAGATCATCACTGCGAGCCTGGTCATGGCTTGTGGTGTGGCGATGATGGTCGTGTCGCAGAGCATCATTCTGAGCCTGGAGAGCACGCGTGACGCCTATTATCAACAGTTCCGTATGCCGGATGTGTTCGGTGGCATCAAGAGCGCCCCGCTATCCATGAGGGAACGGCTGAGCAACATCCCGGGCGTGGCGGCCGTGGATCTCAGGGTCGTGGAAGGCGCCGTGCTGGACATGGCCGGGGTGCAGGAGCCGGTCAAAGCCCGCCTGGTTTCCTTGCCGGATGGCCGCCAGCAGAACCTCAATCATATCTTTCTGCGTCGGGGGCGGTTGCCGCGAATCGACGAGCAAAGGGGGGCGGTGGTGAGCGAGGCTTTCGCGCAGGCGCATGGTCTGCACATCGGCGACAGGCTCACCGCCATCATCAACGGTCATCGTGATCATCTCGACATCTGCGGCATCGGTCTGTCACCTGAGTTCGTGTTTGAGGCGCCGCCCGGCCAGACCTTGCCGGACAACCGGCATTATGGCGTTTTCTGGATGCGCTACCAGGCGATTGCCGCCGCTCACGACCTTGACGGTGCGTTCAATGATTTCTGCATGGACTTGTCACCGGGAACGCCGCCGAAACAAGTCATTGAGGAGGTTGACAGTTTGTTGCTGCCTTACGGTGCCTACGGTGCCTACGCGCGGAAAGACCATTCCAGCTCGAAGCGCCTGACTGATGAACTGCGCATCGTTGAGGCTCTTTCCGTGGCTTATCCCATCGTGTTTCTCTGCGTGGCGGCTTTTATGGTGAACTCGGTTTTGATGCGCCTGGTTCGTTTGCAACGCGAGCAGATCGCCCAGTTGAAGGCTCTGGGCTACTCCTCGGCCCAGGTAGGATGGCACTATTTGAACTATGCGCTGGTCATCGTGGCCATTGGCGGCGTGATCGGCATCATTGCCGGCTGGTATCTTGGCGGGCACATGCTGCAGGTTTACACGCTCCTGTTTCACTTTCCTGAACTGAGCTTTCAAGTGGATCGGGGTGCCCTCGTGGTGGCGCTGGCTGTCAGTGTGATTGCTGCTGTGCTGGGGGTGGCGGGAGCGGTATGGATGGCGGTCAGGCTCTCGCCGGCGGAGGCCATGCGGCCCGAGCCGCCGGCGGATTTCAAGCCCTCGCTGCTGGAGCGTCTCGGCCTCACGCGCGGCACCAGCCTGGTGTTCCGAATGGCTCTGCGGAATATCGAACGCCGTCCGACGCAGGCTGGCTTCACCGTTGTCGGCCTGGCGCTGGCCACGGGGCTGCTGGTGCTGCCGGGTGGTTTGGCGGACAGCGTGGACTATCTCCTGACCTATCAATGGAATGATCATCTCCGGCAAAATGTGATGATCCACATGAGGGAGACGTCCACCAGCAGGGCACAGTACAATCTCAGTCATCTCCCTGGCGTCATTCTGATCGAGCCTTACCGCGGGTTCCTCGCACGGGTGAGCAACGGCCATCATGAACGCATGGTTTACATTCTGGGGATCAGCGGGAACAGCCGTCTCATCCAGCCCAGGGACGTCCTGGGGCGGCCCATCGTGTTGCCGCAGGAGGGGGTGGTGATTTCGCGGAAACTGGGGGAGGTGCTTGGGGCCAAAATGGGGGACAAAATCTACGTGCAGGCACTGGAGGGCCACTGCGAGATGCGGGAGGTCGGGGTGCGTGGCTTTATGTCGGATTTTTACGGTCTTGCGGTCTACATGGACATCGGCGCGGTCCAACGCCACCTGCGGGAAAGCGACACAATGACCGGTGCGTTTGCCAGCGTCGATGAAAGCCGCTGGGAGGACTTCATGAGCGAGGTCAAAAGCCAGCCCAAGGTCGATTTTGCCAGCGTAAAGCATGACCAGTTGCAGGCGTTCCGCGCCTCCACCGGCCAGAGCATCGGCCTTCTCCGCCAGTTGTTTCTTTGGATGGCGGTCATTGTTGCCTTCGGTGTTGTTTACAACAGCGCCCGCATCGCCCTCTCCGAACGCGGACGTGATCTGGCCACGCTGCGCGTCATTGGGATGACGCAGCTCGAAATCATCGGTGTGCTGTTGGGGGAACTCTCGCTGCTGGTGCTGGTCGCCCTGCCGACAGGGCTGCTGTTCGGGCATGGGGTGGCCAGATATGTCATCGCGGCGGTCAGCACGGAGACGGTCCGGCTGCCAACGCACATCAATCCCAGCACCTATGCCGGCTCCGTGCTCGTTGTTTTAGCGGCCACCTGTGCCTCGTTCACTCTCGTCAGCCTCATGCTGCGCAAGCTGGACATGGTGGGGGTGCTCAAGGCGCGGGATTAA